In one window of Candidatus Binatia bacterium DNA:
- a CDS encoding rhodanese-like domain-containing protein: MTPLPQELSPAELAQRLARGEPVCLLDVREAEEVALAALPGAVHIPLRSLPARVGELDPRATIVVYCHHGMRSAMAAEWLVERGFQSVLNLAGGIDAWAREVDPTMPRYT; this comes from the coding sequence ATGACACCGCTGCCGCAGGAGCTCTCGCCAGCGGAGCTGGCTCAGCGCCTAGCGCGCGGAGAGCCCGTCTGCCTGCTCGACGTGCGTGAAGCAGAAGAGGTTGCCCTTGCGGCGCTCCCCGGTGCCGTGCACATTCCCCTGCGATCGTTACCCGCACGGGTGGGGGAGCTCGATCCGCGGGCAACAATCGTGGTGTACTGCCACCATGGCATGCGCAGCGCCATGGCAGCGGAGTGGTTGGTGGAGCGAGGGTTCCAGTCGGTTCTGAACCTCGCCGGCGGCATCGATGCCTGGGCACGCGAGGTCGACCCCACGATGCCGCGCTACACCTAA
- a CDS encoding phosphoketolase family protein, whose protein sequence is MAAVLSEPLREKIDAYWRAANYLTVGQIYLLDNPLLREPLQPDHIKRRLLGHWGTSPGLTFIYTHLNRAIVAHDLNMIYVIGPGHGGPAIVAHTYLEGTYSELYPDVSEDEEGLRRLFRQFSFPGGVPSHVAPEVPGSIHEGGELGYSLAHAFGAAFDNPDLIVACVVGDGEAETGPLATSWHSNKFLNPARDGAVLPILHLNGFKIAGPTVLARIPREELELLLRGYGWEPRFVVGSDPARMHEEMAAALDWCVARIREIQEEARHRGVLRRPVWPMIVLQTPKGWTGPKQLAGKPVEGSFRSHQVPLARVRDDPEQLRMLEDWLRSYRPEELFDSTGRLRADLRALAPRGPRRMSANPHANGGVLLRDLRLPDFRAYAVSVPTPGSTTAEATRVQGAYIRDVLRLNAEARNFRVFSPDETTSNRWNDVFEVTTRCSVAEITPEDEAVSPDGRVMEILSEHQCQGWLEGYLLTGRHGFFNCYEAFIHIVDSMFNQHAKWLKVARHIPWRRPIAALNYLLTSHVWRQDHNGFTHQDPGFLDLVVNKKAELIRVYLPPDANTLLCVTDRCLRSRDCINVIVAGKQPAPQWFDMDAAIKHCSTGIGILPWASNDQGSEPDVVLACCGDVPTLETVAAAWLLRRYMPELKVRVVNVVDLMTLQPRSEHPHGLTDAQFDVLFTTSKPIIFAFHGYPWLIHRLAYRRTNHPNLHVRGYKEEGSTTTPFDMCVRNDLDRFHLVEDVIDRVPFLGARKAYVKQAIRDKLVEHREYITKYGDDLPEIRDWKWQG, encoded by the coding sequence ATGGCCGCAGTGCTGAGTGAACCGTTGCGGGAAAAAATCGATGCTTATTGGCGTGCCGCGAACTACCTGACGGTGGGGCAAATTTACCTGCTCGACAACCCGCTGTTGCGCGAACCCTTGCAGCCGGACCACATCAAGCGCCGGTTACTGGGCCATTGGGGGACGTCGCCCGGCCTCACCTTCATCTACACCCACCTCAACCGCGCCATTGTTGCTCACGACCTCAACATGATTTACGTGATCGGGCCAGGGCACGGTGGTCCGGCAATCGTAGCGCATACCTACCTCGAAGGGACCTACAGCGAGCTTTACCCGGACGTATCGGAAGACGAAGAGGGGCTGCGGCGGCTGTTCCGGCAGTTTTCTTTCCCCGGCGGAGTGCCGAGCCACGTCGCCCCGGAGGTTCCTGGATCGATCCATGAGGGGGGAGAGTTAGGGTACTCGTTGGCACATGCTTTCGGTGCGGCGTTCGACAACCCCGACCTGATCGTTGCTTGCGTCGTTGGGGATGGCGAAGCGGAAACGGGTCCCTTGGCCACGAGTTGGCATTCGAACAAATTCCTCAACCCGGCTCGGGACGGCGCTGTGCTGCCGATCCTGCATTTGAACGGGTTTAAAATTGCCGGACCCACAGTGCTCGCGCGCATTCCGCGCGAAGAGCTGGAACTTTTGCTGCGTGGCTACGGGTGGGAGCCGCGGTTCGTTGTCGGCAGCGATCCAGCACGCATGCACGAAGAAATGGCGGCTGCGCTCGACTGGTGTGTGGCGCGCATTCGCGAAATCCAAGAAGAGGCGCGCCACCGCGGTGTGTTGCGGCGGCCAGTGTGGCCGATGATTGTTTTGCAGACCCCGAAGGGGTGGACTGGTCCGAAGCAACTCGCCGGCAAACCCGTCGAAGGTTCTTTCCGCTCCCACCAGGTGCCCTTGGCGCGCGTGCGTGACGACCCAGAACAATTGCGCATGCTGGAAGACTGGCTGCGCAGTTATCGCCCGGAGGAACTGTTCGACTCCACGGGTCGTCTGCGCGCCGACCTGCGCGCCCTTGCACCCCGAGGGCCCCGGCGCATGAGCGCCAATCCGCACGCCAATGGCGGCGTGCTGCTGCGCGACCTGCGTCTGCCGGACTTCCGTGCCTACGCTGTCAGCGTGCCTACTCCCGGAAGCACGACGGCTGAGGCCACCCGCGTACAAGGCGCTTACATCCGCGACGTGCTGCGGCTCAACGCCGAGGCGCGGAACTTTCGCGTGTTCAGCCCGGACGAAACGACCTCCAACCGTTGGAACGATGTGTTCGAGGTGACCACACGGTGTTCCGTGGCCGAAATCACGCCGGAGGACGAAGCGGTGAGCCCCGACGGTCGGGTGATGGAAATTCTCAGCGAACACCAATGCCAAGGCTGGCTCGAAGGTTACTTGCTCACGGGCCGCCACGGCTTCTTCAATTGCTACGAGGCATTCATCCACATCGTCGACTCGATGTTCAACCAGCACGCCAAGTGGCTTAAAGTGGCGCGCCACATCCCCTGGCGCCGGCCAATTGCTGCATTGAACTACTTGCTCACCTCGCACGTGTGGCGGCAAGACCACAATGGATTCACCCATCAAGACCCAGGCTTTCTCGACTTAGTGGTGAACAAGAAGGCGGAATTGATCCGGGTGTACTTGCCGCCCGATGCAAACACCTTGCTGTGTGTGACCGATCGTTGCCTCCGCAGCCGCGACTGCATCAACGTGATCGTTGCCGGCAAACAGCCTGCCCCTCAGTGGTTCGACATGGATGCAGCAATCAAACACTGCTCGACCGGTATCGGGATCTTGCCCTGGGCGAGCAACGATCAGGGCAGCGAGCCGGATGTCGTGCTTGCCTGCTGTGGTGACGTGCCCACACTGGAGACGGTGGCTGCTGCCTGGCTGTTGCGCCGTTACATGCCGGAACTCAAGGTGCGCGTGGTCAACGTGGTCGACTTGATGACGTTACAGCCGCGCAGCGAGCACCCCCACGGCCTTACGGACGCCCAATTCGATGTGCTGTTTACCACGAGCAAGCCGATCATTTTTGCTTTCCACGGCTATCCTTGGCTCATCCATCGGCTGGCTTACCGGCGCACGAACCACCCCAACCTGCACGTCCGCGGATACAAGGAAGAGGGGTCCACAACCACGCCGTTCGACATGTGCGTGCGCAACGACTTGGATCGCTTCCACTTGGTGGAGGACGTCATCGACCGCGTTCCGTTTCTCGGTGCGCGCAAAGCTTACGTGAAGCAAGCAATCCGCGATAAGCTGGTCGAACATCGCGAATACATCACCAAGTACGGCGACGACTTGCCCGAAATTCGCGACTGGAAGTGGCAAGGCTGA